In Thermodesulfovibrio aggregans, the following proteins share a genomic window:
- a CDS encoding universal stress protein produces the protein MAIGACPLTKLDKILVATDGSEAAKFAAQAAVDLAKPCSSTVYAICVAEVPIFAAEFVETLPQLIDTLEKRANQALDEVKTIADKAGVKCETISYTGPEPYKYIIDEAIKNSVDLIILGKKGVMLGAVGKKVIGNAPCKVLVVPVGATLNFDKILLATDGSVYSNVAAQEAIGAAKRFGSELIAVSVAKRDSDVVYAEEAVKAVKEVAEREGLKIQTIVAKGEPFEQIVDTANKNSVGLVVMGTYGKTGIEKFFMGSVTDRVIGTIARPVMVVRKK, from the coding sequence ATGGCAATTGGAGCATGCCCTTTAACAAAATTAGATAAAATCTTAGTAGCAACCGATGGCTCAGAAGCAGCAAAGTTTGCAGCACAGGCAGCAGTTGACCTTGCAAAACCCTGTAGCAGCACAGTTTATGCAATATGCGTTGCTGAAGTGCCAATTTTTGCAGCAGAGTTTGTGGAAACACTGCCCCAGTTAATAGATACTTTAGAAAAAAGAGCAAATCAGGCTCTTGATGAGGTAAAGACAATTGCTGACAAAGCAGGTGTAAAGTGCGAAACAATAAGCTATACAGGACCAGAACCATACAAGTACATAATTGACGAGGCAATTAAAAATAGTGTTGATTTGATTATCCTTGGCAAAAAAGGTGTAATGCTCGGTGCAGTTGGCAAAAAAGTAATAGGAAATGCACCTTGCAAAGTTCTGGTAGTTCCGGTTGGTGCAACTTTGAATTTTGATAAGATTCTGCTTGCAACCGATGGTTCTGTTTACAGCAATGTAGCTGCACAGGAAGCAATAGGAGCAGCAAAAAGATTTGGTAGTGAGCTAATTGCTGTGTCAGTTGCCAAAAGAGACAGTGATGTTGTTTATGCTGAGGAAGCCGTAAAAGCAGTAAAAGAGGTTGCTGAAAGGGAAGGCCTTAAGATTCAAACGATTGTTGCAAAGGGGGAACCCTTTGAACAGATTGTTGATACGGCAAACAAAAATTCAGTTGGACTTGTAGTGATGGGGACCTATGGTAAAACAGGAATTGAAAAGTTCTTTATGGGAAGTGTCACAGACAGAGT